A single region of the Roseivivax sp. THAF197b genome encodes:
- a CDS encoding DUF3363 domain-containing protein: MTGRENDLRIRPGRIRDSGRTSKQPTRFVNEVMRAARKSGHTGYRIGAGSTRSGNTSFGRGRFARTAKGLTRTSRRVVVKARVVRHQGKRFRSAPMAKHLGYLQRDGVGQDGRDADLFGSDRDDLDRGGFAARCEDDRHHFRFIVSPEDAGDLEDLRAFTRDLMARAERDLGTGLDWVAVDHWNTDNPHIHILVRGKADDGRDLVISRDYISRGLRARAEDLVQLELGPRSEREISQALETQVTAERWTDLDRGLRSLADDYAGIADLRRGTPGPRDPQLRRLMIGRAQTLEGLGLAEQIAPAVWELKPDAEDTLRELGMRGDIIKRMHRAMGAEHHRAAGDFAIEGTPTAPILGRLVERGFHDDHAGTGYAIIDGVDGRVHHLRFRDLDATGDTPQGGIVETRLWTGKTDGTPQLSLVGRSDLSLAAQIEAEGATWLDRLHLARDRAPLSGAGFGAEVRQALERRSDHLVAEGLARRQGQRVTFARDLLATLRNRELDAIAQDLNTQTGLPRYKPTEGEPVTGTFRQRLDLASGRFAMIDDGLGFSLVPWTPQLERHLGQTVTGTMTPGGGIDWSLGRKRGLSL; this comes from the coding sequence ATGACCGGGCGCGAAAATGACCTGCGCATCCGCCCCGGGCGTATCCGCGACAGCGGCAGGACCTCGAAGCAACCCACCCGTTTCGTCAACGAGGTGATGCGAGCTGCGCGGAAATCCGGACATACCGGCTACCGTATCGGCGCGGGCAGCACGCGCTCCGGCAACACCTCTTTCGGGCGCGGACGGTTTGCCCGGACGGCCAAAGGCCTGACTCGCACCTCCCGGCGGGTCGTAGTGAAGGCCCGCGTCGTGCGCCACCAGGGCAAGCGCTTTCGCTCAGCGCCCATGGCCAAGCATCTCGGCTACTTGCAGCGCGATGGCGTCGGTCAGGACGGGCGCGACGCCGACTTGTTCGGGTCTGACCGCGATGATCTCGACCGAGGCGGCTTTGCGGCGCGCTGCGAAGACGACCGGCATCACTTCCGGTTCATCGTCTCGCCGGAGGACGCGGGCGACTTGGAGGACCTGCGCGCCTTCACCCGGGATCTGATGGCCCGCGCGGAGCGGGATCTCGGAACCGGATTGGACTGGGTCGCCGTCGATCACTGGAACACCGACAATCCGCATATCCACATTTTGGTGCGTGGAAAGGCCGACGATGGCCGCGATCTCGTCATCTCGCGTGACTACATCAGCCGGGGGCTTCGAGCGCGCGCGGAAGACCTCGTGCAACTGGAGCTGGGCCCCCGCAGCGAACGGGAGATTTCCCAAGCGCTCGAAACGCAGGTCACAGCGGAACGCTGGACTGATCTGGACCGGGGCCTACGATCCCTGGCGGATGATTATGCCGGAATCGCCGACCTGCGGCGCGGCACGCCGGGACCCCGCGATCCGCAGCTGCGCCGCTTGATGATCGGGCGTGCCCAGACATTGGAGGGGCTCGGACTCGCCGAACAAATCGCCCCCGCCGTCTGGGAGTTGAAACCGGATGCCGAAGACACTCTGCGCGAGCTCGGGATGCGCGGCGACATCATCAAACGGATGCACCGGGCCATGGGTGCCGAGCACCACCGCGCGGCGGGTGATTTCGCAATCGAAGGCACGCCCACCGCCCCGATCCTCGGGCGGCTCGTGGAACGCGGCTTTCATGATGACCACGCCGGGACCGGCTACGCGATCATCGACGGTGTTGACGGTCGCGTTCATCACCTGCGCTTCCGGGATCTCGATGCGACCGGCGACACGCCGCAAGGTGGCATCGTCGAAACCCGGCTCTGGACAGGGAAGACGGACGGGACACCGCAACTGTCTCTCGTCGGTCGTTCCGATCTGTCGCTGGCCGCCCAGATCGAGGCCGAGGGCGCGACCTGGCTCGACCGCCTGCATCTTGCCCGAGACCGCGCACCGCTGAGCGGTGCCGGATTTGGCGCAGAGGTTCGCCAGGCATTGGAACGCCGCTCGGACCACCTTGTCGCCGAAGGCCTCGCCCGACGGCAAGGTCAGCGGGTCACCTTTGCCCGCGATCTGCTGGCCACCCTGCGCAACCGCGAACTGGACGCCATTGCTCAAGACCTCAACACACAAACCGGCCTCCCCCGTTACAAGCCGACCGAGGGCGAACCCGTCACAGGGACGTTCCGGCAACGCCTCGATCTCGCCTCGGGCCGCTTCGCCATGATCGACGATGGTCTCGGCTTCTCGCTCGTACCCTGGACACCGCAACTCGAACGCCATCTCGGCCAGACCGTCACGGGCACGATGACGCCCGGCGGCGGGATCGATTGGAGCCTCGGGCGCAAGCGCGGGCTGAGCCTCTGA
- a CDS encoding lytic transglycosylase domain-containing protein, translating to MRRLEPGQSRRHAGVTTAIVLILCMPITVAPSAVIAQHRSVPASEQQPIDIHIADAARRFGIPQLWIRAVMEVESAGNPRAVSHAGAMGLMQIMPGTWAELRAAYGFGDDPFDPRDNILAGTAYVRQMYDRFGSPGFLAAYNAGPARYQEHLDTGRALPLETRNYLAILAPLIADGTNVAQAVSRPHRMQDWRDVPLFAAMAEEGQTPGDDGQRIASDASQNGIFVPLSQGRTQ from the coding sequence ATGCGTCGTCTTGAACCCGGGCAGAGCCGTCGGCACGCGGGCGTCACGACCGCGATTGTGCTGATCCTCTGCATGCCGATCACCGTAGCACCGTCCGCCGTGATCGCTCAGCACCGCAGTGTTCCAGCATCTGAGCAGCAACCCATCGACATCCATATCGCAGACGCCGCGCGCAGGTTCGGCATCCCGCAGCTCTGGATCCGTGCCGTCATGGAGGTCGAGAGTGCGGGCAATCCACGCGCGGTCAGCCACGCAGGCGCCATGGGGCTTATGCAGATCATGCCCGGCACCTGGGCCGAATTGCGCGCAGCTTATGGGTTTGGCGATGACCCCTTCGATCCACGCGACAACATCCTGGCCGGTACCGCCTATGTACGGCAGATGTACGACCGGTTCGGGTCACCCGGCTTTCTCGCTGCCTACAATGCCGGGCCTGCGCGCTACCAAGAGCACCTTGATACCGGTCGCGCATTGCCGCTTGAAACCCGCAATTACCTCGCCATCCTTGCGCCACTCATCGCCGACGGGACCAACGTCGCGCAGGCAGTCAGCCGCCCGCACAGGATGCAGGACTGGCGCGACGTCCCGCTGTTCGCGGCAATGGCCGAGGAGGGTCAGACCCCCGGCGATGACGGCCAACGGATTGCGTCTGACGCGTCTCAGAACGGCATCTTCGTGCCTCTCAGCCAGGGGCGAACACAATGA
- a CDS encoding S26 family signal peptidase, with translation MSAAAPPLLAAGLSLGLLAAAQIDHAPWLVWNASASVPIGLYLVRASNPPSLGDLFAVRLPEDLSSWVVERGYVGADTLLLKRVTAISGMTVCRDGLDITLDGRVVAEAASADQQGRPLPSWTGCVTLGSDEVFLLVVGVADSLDGRYFGPLSADTILGRAIPLWTFGGAEDASS, from the coding sequence ATGAGCGCGGCGGCCCCTCCCCTCCTCGCGGCCGGTTTGTCCCTCGGCTTGCTTGCAGCCGCACAGATCGACCACGCGCCCTGGCTGGTCTGGAACGCTTCAGCAAGCGTGCCGATCGGCCTCTACCTCGTTCGAGCGTCAAACCCGCCATCGCTGGGCGATCTCTTTGCCGTGCGCCTGCCGGAAGACCTGTCATCCTGGGTGGTTGAGCGCGGCTATGTCGGTGCGGATACCTTGCTGTTGAAACGCGTCACAGCCATCTCTGGCATGACCGTCTGTCGCGACGGTCTCGATATCACCCTCGACGGCAGAGTAGTTGCCGAGGCAGCATCGGCTGACCAACAGGGCCGCCCGCTTCCCAGTTGGACGGGATGTGTCACGCTCGGCTCGGACGAGGTTTTCTTGCTCGTGGTCGGTGTCGCAGACAGCCTTGATGGACGCTATTTCGGCCCTTTGTCAGCGGACACGATCCTCGGGCGTGCCATCCCTCTTTGGACATTTGGAGGGGCGGAAGATGCGTCGTCTTGA
- a CDS encoding DUF2840 domain-containing protein: protein MQTFVHLTWIEGRIERWIRFGRKAEETILMRTEKRVAFAPGAIFALVRWSSNEYGTVESRIDILRAVGAGEPCSTVPSVTPGGELLLRLSGWPKVEAALRSVDIVESYGIAPEEVCPDHWRHVHNRLTAAMEPRPYTPARHVAWLKRRVVTT from the coding sequence ATGCAAACATTTGTCCACCTCACCTGGATCGAAGGGCGCATCGAGCGCTGGATCCGTTTCGGTCGGAAGGCCGAGGAAACTATCCTGATGCGCACGGAAAAGCGCGTGGCCTTCGCCCCCGGCGCAATCTTCGCGCTCGTCCGCTGGTCGTCGAACGAGTACGGCACTGTTGAAAGCCGGATCGATATTCTGCGCGCCGTCGGTGCGGGCGAGCCCTGCTCGACGGTGCCCAGTGTCACGCCCGGTGGCGAGCTTTTGCTGCGCCTCTCCGGTTGGCCCAAGGTCGAGGCGGCCCTGCGGTCCGTCGATATCGTGGAAAGCTATGGCATCGCGCCGGAAGAGGTCTGCCCCGATCATTGGCGGCACGTGCACAACCGCCTGACCGCGGCAATGGAGCCCCGTCCCTACACTCCTGCCCGGCACGTGGCCTGGCTCAAGCGTCGCGTGGTGACGACATGA
- a CDS encoding AlpA family transcriptional regulator, with translation MPDPNEGLPPRYLRTPEAARFLGLSGRTLEKHRTYGTGPRYSKIGGRVVYAVDDLQAWVTRGEKTSTSDETEDRVLPAKRHAAVSPAYLRRGR, from the coding sequence ATGCCCGACCCAAATGAAGGACTCCCGCCCCGCTACCTCAGAACCCCGGAAGCCGCCCGTTTTCTCGGCCTGTCTGGCCGTACGCTGGAAAAGCACCGGACCTACGGGACAGGCCCGCGGTACTCGAAAATCGGCGGGCGTGTCGTCTACGCGGTCGACGATCTGCAGGCCTGGGTCACACGGGGCGAGAAGACCTCTACCTCGGACGAAACCGAAGACCGCGTCCTACCCGCCAAACGCCATGCCGCCGTTTCGCCAGCCTATCTGCGGCGGGGGCGCTGA
- a CDS encoding DUF2285 domain-containing protein — MYVRLATGALLVLDAKNLHRPLGILVPLDEHWTARINSLEALRAQLLHHKRSPPPLTAQQRRRIQLALRTLDARRDRASYQTIAPHLFGAEAVSREHWKTSSLKAQITRLSAHGTHLTTKGYRFLLLGKGPTGRSKPRK; from the coding sequence ATGTATGTGCGCCTCGCAACGGGCGCGTTGCTCGTGCTGGATGCCAAGAACCTGCACCGGCCCCTCGGCATCCTGGTACCGCTGGACGAGCATTGGACAGCGCGGATCAATTCGCTCGAGGCGCTCCGCGCGCAACTGCTGCATCACAAACGATCCCCTCCGCCCCTGACGGCGCAGCAGCGACGGCGCATCCAGCTTGCACTGCGCACGCTCGACGCGCGCCGGGACCGTGCCAGCTACCAGACAATTGCACCGCATTTGTTCGGCGCCGAGGCTGTGTCGCGCGAGCATTGGAAGACCAGCTCCCTGAAAGCCCAGATCACCCGACTGTCGGCTCATGGAACGCATCTGACCACCAAAGGCTATCGCTTTCTCCTGCTCGGCAAAGGACCAACGGGGCGGTCCAAGCCGCGCAAGTGA
- a CDS encoding transcriptional regulator domain-containing protein, with translation MTKDWQDEAAYKHFDSLDLSGLAWECLRRNSDYRANYPRMRDGLKSPAAWGLRFPG, from the coding sequence ATGACCAAAGATTGGCAAGACGAAGCGGCTTACAAGCATTTCGACAGTCTCGACCTGTCCGGGCTGGCCTGGGAATGCTTGCGCCGCAATTCCGACTATCGCGCCAATTACCCGCGAATGCGGGATGGATTGAAATCACCGGCTGCATGGGGGTTACGATTTCCCGGTTGA
- a CDS encoding DNA -binding domain-containing protein, which translates to MSATGTTPIADLAPQSDELTDYDHAHMTLYLRLFDAAESGASLHEVSEILFGIDAAEEPERAKKMYDSHLARARWMTEHGYRKLLEGGNG; encoded by the coding sequence ATGTCTGCCACCGGCACCACGCCGATCGCTGATCTCGCACCACAAAGCGATGAGCTGACCGATTACGACCACGCGCATATGACGCTGTACTTGCGCCTGTTTGATGCCGCTGAAAGCGGTGCCAGCCTGCATGAAGTCAGTGAGATTCTTTTCGGTATAGATGCCGCCGAAGAACCAGAGCGTGCCAAAAAGATGTACGACAGCCACCTCGCCCGCGCTCGTTGGATGACGGAGCACGGCTATCGCAAGCTGCTTGAGGGCGGTAACGGCTGA
- a CDS encoding helix-turn-helix domain-containing protein — MDIRVVFARNLKHYRQLRGLTQAALAAAMDVDRAHVSAMERGQQNVTLQTLQRVAAHLDVAPAKLIEERAEGDVRSR, encoded by the coding sequence ATGGACATCCGCGTTGTTTTTGCAAGGAATCTCAAGCACTACCGCCAATTGCGTGGGCTGACACAGGCCGCGTTGGCGGCGGCGATGGATGTCGACCGTGCCCATGTCAGCGCCATGGAACGCGGCCAGCAGAATGTCACGTTGCAAACTCTACAGCGGGTCGCGGCGCATCTGGATGTGGCACCGGCGAAGCTGATCGAAGAACGCGCCGAAGGCGATGTGCGTTCCCGATGA
- a CDS encoding type II toxin-antitoxin system RelE/ParE family toxin, whose translation MSYHIRFHPAVADDLDAITRWLIDYAGPQSAARRLDEIEATIASLADLPHKGSRRDEIAPGLRAIPAGRKAVIAFTVDDDAREVHIHAVTYAGADWITRSKSRGR comes from the coding sequence GTGAGCTATCACATCCGGTTCCATCCTGCGGTCGCGGATGATCTGGACGCGATCACGCGCTGGCTGATCGACTATGCCGGCCCGCAATCCGCCGCGCGCCGACTGGACGAGATCGAGGCCACCATCGCCAGCCTCGCGGACCTGCCACACAAGGGCAGCCGCCGGGACGAGATCGCCCCCGGCCTGCGCGCCATTCCAGCAGGCCGCAAGGCCGTTATCGCCTTCACCGTCGACGATGATGCCCGCGAGGTGCATATCCACGCCGTGACCTATGCCGGGGCCGACTGGATCACGCGCAGCAAGTCGCGTGGGCGCTAG
- a CDS encoding HNH endonuclease signature motif containing protein, whose translation MPSSKTPMGEHDHLLEIYETEVEVEYRGERYCVRDNGAVYRLNEFRKRPRPLDKTWTFGRQNLTTGYHLLAGVPIHRIVCSAFNGPPPSDHHVVDHIDTNRANNRPENLRWLTRLENALLNEITARRIELAYGSIEAFLEDPSRPINETSFPDISWMRTVTKEEGAKTKSRFEAWAKSGSVPSGGAIGEWLYGTRERADFEPEPEEYESLTPSAIQVKWKVPTEFPGCPEAVSEDGLERYAQNLRFGGVFARNDIYQSLVVQCALVEDGLVVLTRAAEADAIKDWAVAMITIRGELFVHRSEHQYFTLQGALKTFCELTGESLEDSIDDYT comes from the coding sequence ATGCCATCCTCGAAAACGCCTATGGGCGAGCATGACCACCTGCTGGAGATCTACGAAACGGAAGTCGAGGTCGAATATCGCGGCGAGCGATACTGCGTCCGTGACAACGGCGCAGTCTATCGACTGAACGAATTCCGGAAACGCCCCCGTCCGCTTGACAAAACATGGACCTTCGGACGCCAAAACCTCACGACCGGCTATCACCTTCTGGCCGGTGTGCCGATCCACCGCATTGTTTGCAGCGCCTTCAACGGTCCGCCACCCTCTGATCATCATGTTGTCGATCACATCGACACCAACAGGGCGAATAACAGGCCCGAGAACCTACGCTGGCTCACTAGGCTTGAAAACGCACTCCTGAACGAAATCACCGCACGCCGCATTGAGCTGGCCTATGGTTCGATAGAAGCGTTTCTCGAAGATCCGTCCAGACCCATTAACGAAACGTCCTTTCCCGATATCTCATGGATGCGGACTGTGACCAAGGAAGAAGGTGCCAAAACCAAGTCTCGTTTCGAGGCGTGGGCGAAGAGCGGATCGGTCCCAAGCGGAGGCGCAATCGGCGAGTGGCTGTACGGCACCCGTGAGCGAGCGGACTTCGAGCCGGAGCCGGAAGAGTATGAAAGCCTGACACCATCGGCGATCCAAGTGAAGTGGAAGGTCCCGACCGAGTTTCCCGGATGCCCAGAGGCGGTCTCGGAAGATGGTTTGGAGCGATACGCTCAGAACCTCCGGTTCGGCGGGGTCTTCGCCCGGAACGATATCTACCAGAGCTTGGTCGTTCAGTGCGCCCTCGTCGAAGACGGGCTGGTAGTTCTTACCCGTGCTGCGGAAGCTGACGCGATCAAGGACTGGGCTGTCGCCATGATTACGATCCGTGGTGAGCTGTTCGTTCACCGCAGCGAGCATCAGTATTTCACGCTTCAGGGAGCGCTGAAGACCTTCTGCGAGCTGACCGGCGAGAGTTTGGAGGACAGCATCGACGACTATACGTGA
- a CDS encoding DUF736 domain-containing protein, with translation MATIGTFKKTGSEYVGEIVTLSVQAKAVRIVPEDSTPNDNAPSHRVFVGRAEIGAAWSQRSTEGRDYLSLKLDDPSFTQPIYANLFDDTVVEGGEETFSLIWSRPNTRRNGD, from the coding sequence ATGGCCACCATCGGAACCTTCAAGAAGACCGGCAGCGAATACGTCGGCGAAATCGTCACCCTAAGCGTTCAGGCGAAAGCCGTCCGCATCGTCCCCGAGGACAGCACCCCGAACGACAACGCCCCCTCCCACCGCGTCTTTGTCGGCCGTGCCGAGATCGGCGCCGCCTGGTCCCAGCGCTCGACCGAGGGCCGCGACTACCTGAGCCTCAAGCTCGACGACCCGAGCTTCACGCAGCCAATCTACGCCAACCTCTTCGACGACACGGTGGTCGAAGGCGGCGAAGAGACCTTCAGCCTCATCTGGTCGCGCCCCAACACCCGCCGCAACGGCGACTGA
- a CDS encoding DUF2493 domain-containing protein produces MTDTHLQTRSSTAVVLEELQLYGWRPFTDEPDPRPLPEPDAIRTAVVDIFDALVSTLSDTRLEPDLEDLLWSTTNLFHRMATRTGRDLDSNEQAQKRAQREQDGSEVRSVELETLIAEGITLLERRNAYEAMRDLAADLFETHLGQTWHPRAGSHVNRRTLTASLIDSRDHLAAKRRADLEPLLPQGTKIAFSGGLDCNDHTAIWAALDRVHAKHADMVLLHGGAPRGAERIAAGWADNRSVTQTVFKPDWTRHGKSAPFKRNDQLLDTLPIGLIVFPGSGITENLADKARAMGIPLFDFRPKAAPPA; encoded by the coding sequence ATGACCGACACACATCTTCAAACCCGATCCTCCACCGCCGTTGTGCTCGAGGAACTGCAGCTCTACGGCTGGCGCCCCTTCACCGACGAGCCCGATCCCCGCCCCTTGCCGGAACCCGACGCCATTCGCACCGCCGTCGTCGACATTTTCGACGCGCTCGTCTCGACGCTGTCCGACACGCGCCTAGAGCCCGACCTTGAAGACCTGCTCTGGTCCACTACGAACCTGTTTCACCGTATGGCGACGCGGACTGGCCGGGATCTCGACAGCAACGAACAGGCACAAAAACGCGCGCAGCGCGAACAGGACGGATCCGAAGTCCGCTCGGTCGAACTGGAAACCCTGATCGCGGAGGGCATCACGCTGCTCGAACGGCGCAACGCCTACGAGGCCATGCGCGATCTCGCGGCAGATCTCTTCGAGACCCATCTCGGCCAGACCTGGCACCCAAGGGCCGGCAGCCATGTGAACCGCCGCACACTAACCGCCTCATTGATCGACAGTCGGGACCACCTGGCCGCAAAACGCCGCGCCGATCTGGAACCGCTCCTGCCGCAGGGCACGAAGATCGCCTTTAGCGGCGGGCTCGACTGCAACGATCACACGGCCATCTGGGCGGCCCTCGACCGCGTCCACGCGAAACACGCCGATATGGTCCTGCTGCACGGCGGCGCGCCACGCGGGGCCGAACGCATCGCCGCTGGCTGGGCCGACAACCGCAGCGTGACGCAGACCGTCTTCAAGCCCGACTGGACGCGGCATGGAAAGTCGGCGCCCTTCAAGCGCAACGATCAGTTGCTCGATACCCTGCCCATCGGCCTCATTGTCTTCCCGGGCTCCGGCATCACAGAAAATCTCGCCGACAAGGCCCGCGCGATGGGCATTCCCCTCTTCGACTTCCGGCCGAAAGCCGCCCCACCGGCATGA
- a CDS encoding toprim domain-containing protein, whose amino-acid sequence MHSPAANIARRLAEDAEAVCRHYLTNGRKQGRYWIVGDVQNTPGRSLYVRLTGPNSGLGAAGKWTDSATGQHGDLLDLIALNMGITTLRDTLDEARRFLSLPQTDRHRANNPPASRGSPEAARRLWAMGQPMSGTLAERYLAGRGLTGLGHHDNFRFHPNCFYWREDHALTDPPENWPALLAKVTDLDGRLTGLHRTWLDPATADKAPVIPPRKAMGNLLGHGVRIGKPVSVLAAGEGLETMLSLHLALPELPAVAALSANHLAALQLPADLRRLYIAVDADPAGLSTADQLAYRARGAGIDAVHLSPCLGDFNDDLRASGRDALRAHLRPQLAPEDAVTFHDHAID is encoded by the coding sequence ATGCACAGCCCCGCCGCCAACATCGCCCGCCGCCTGGCCGAGGATGCCGAGGCCGTCTGCCGTCACTACCTCACGAACGGGCGCAAACAGGGCCGCTACTGGATCGTAGGCGATGTGCAGAATACGCCGGGCCGCAGCCTCTACGTTCGGCTGACCGGTCCGAACTCCGGCCTTGGTGCGGCTGGCAAGTGGACCGATTCCGCAACCGGGCAGCACGGAGACCTTCTGGACCTGATCGCCCTGAACATGGGGATCACCACCCTGAGGGACACGCTGGACGAAGCGCGCAGGTTTCTCAGCCTGCCGCAGACGGACAGGCACCGCGCCAACAATCCGCCAGCCTCTCGCGGCTCACCCGAGGCCGCGCGGCGGCTCTGGGCCATGGGCCAGCCAATGTCGGGCACCTTGGCGGAACGCTATCTCGCAGGGCGCGGCCTCACCGGGCTGGGCCATCACGACAACTTCCGGTTTCACCCGAACTGCTTCTATTGGCGCGAGGATCACGCGCTGACAGACCCGCCCGAGAACTGGCCCGCCCTACTCGCCAAGGTGACGGACCTCGACGGACGGCTTACCGGCCTGCACCGCACCTGGCTTGACCCCGCCACTGCGGACAAGGCCCCGGTCATTCCACCGCGCAAGGCGATGGGCAATCTCCTCGGCCATGGTGTTCGCATCGGCAAACCGGTCAGCGTGCTGGCCGCAGGCGAAGGGCTGGAGACCATGCTCTCCCTGCATCTGGCCCTGCCGGAGTTGCCTGCGGTGGCGGCTCTGTCCGCCAATCATCTCGCAGCCCTGCAGCTACCCGCCGATCTTCGCCGCCTCTACATCGCCGTCGATGCCGACCCGGCAGGCCTGTCCACCGCGGACCAACTGGCGTATCGGGCCAGAGGGGCCGGGATCGACGCCGTCCATCTCTCCCCCTGTCTCGGCGATTTCAATGACGATCTGCGAGCATCTGGCCGCGACGCGTTGCGCGCGCATCTGCGTCCGCAACTGGCGCCCGAGGATGCCGTGACCTTCCACGACCACGCCATCGATTGA